The genomic segment TGACGGTCGACGGGTACCGCGAGTTCTTCGCCACCAACCCGTGGCCGTACCTGATCAACTCGGCCACCGCGAGCATCGTGTCCACCGCGCTGGTCGTGGTACTCGCCATGTTCGCCGGCTACGCGCTCGCGATCCGGCCGGTCCGCAAGTGGTCCGACGTGCTGTTCTTCTTCCTGACCACGAAGATGCTGCCGGCCGTCGCCGGGCTGCTGCCGGTGTACCTGATCGCGCAGCACATCGGGCTGCTGGACAACATCTGGCTGATGGTCATCCTGTACACCGCGATGAACCTGCCGATCGCGGTGTGGATGATGCACTCGTTCCTGGCCGAGGTACCGGTGGCGATCCTGGAGGCCGCCGCGCTCGACGGTGCCAGGCTGCCGACGGTGATGCGCCGGGTGATCCTGCCGATCGCCTCGCCCGGTATCGCGGCGACCGCGCTGATCTGCTTCATCTTCGCCTGGAACGAGATGCTGTTCGCCCGGGTGCTCACCGGGGTGGTCGCCGGTACCGCGCCGGTGTTCCTGACCAGCTTCGTCACCACCCAGGGGCTGTTCCTCGCCAAGGTGTGCGCGGCCGCCACCGCCATCTCGATTCCGGTGCTGGTCGCCGGCTTCGCCGCGCAGAACAAGCTGGTCCAGGGGCTGTCGCTGGGCGCGGTCAAGTAACCCGTCGGTGCGGGGGCGGCGGTGCGGGGCGTCGAGGGCGCCCCGCACCGCGGCACCGGGTCACGGGGGGTCAGCGGCGCCAGCGGTCCCGGGCCGCCTCCTGGTTGGCCAGGTAGCGGCGGTAGCCCGCCTGGTAGTACGACGAGGCGGCCGGGTCCGGGTCGATGATCCGGTCCGGCCGGGTCCAGGCCGCCCGATCGACCGGCTCGCCGAGCGCGGCGAGGCCGGCCAGCACCGCCCCGCGGGCGCCGACCTCGGGGCTGCGGGCCAGTTCCAGCGGCCGGCCGAGCACCGAGGCGAAGATCTGCAGCCAGCGCAGCGACCGGGTACCGCCGCCGCACGCCACCAGCCGGCCGGACAACCCCGCCGCCTCCAGGCACTGCCGCGCCGCGTACGCCAGGCCCTCGCACAGCGCGCGCACCAGCTGCGCGCCGGTGGTGGTCAGCCCGATTCCGGTGAACTGCCCGCGGGCGGCCGGGTCGACGAACGGTGCCCGCTCCCCCGACGGCGCCAGGTAGGGCAGCACCTCGACGCCGCCGGCGCCCGGTGCGGTCTCCCGCAGCAGGCCGTCGAGCTGGTCGTGCTGCCGGCCGAGCAGGGCGAGCAGCCAGTCCAGCGAGGCGGTACCGACCATCGCGGGCATCGCCCGCAGCCAGCGTCCGGGCGTACCGGTGGCCAGGTGCATGCCGGCCCGGGTACCGGATTTGTCCACGCCGGACACGAGCACCTGGCAGGCCAGCGTGGTACCCAGGGTCAGCAGCCCGGAACCGACCTCGGTGACGCCGCCGCCGGCCGCGCACGCGGGCAGGTCGTACGGCCCGCCGGTGACCGCGACGCCGGCCGGCAGCCCGGTCCCGGCAGCCGCTCGAGCGGTCAGCGCGCCGGTGGGCAGCGGCGCCACGACCGGCGCGAGCAGTCCGGACCGGTGCGCCAGGCCGCAGGCGTCGAGCAGCCCGCTGTCGTACCCGGCGCCGGTCCCGTCGCCGAACGGCATCGAGGAATCCGAGGCATCCGTGGCGCGCACTCCGTTCAGCCGGCCGAACACCATGTCCTTGCAGTACCCGGCGGTCGCGGCGCGGGCCAGCCGGTCCGGCTGGTGCTTGTCCAGCCAGGCCAGCAGCGGCGCCTGCGCGCCGGGGAACAGCGAGTTGCCGGTGCGGCGGTAGATCGCCTCGGTCACGCCGGCCCGGTCCCAGTCGGCCAGCACGTCGGCGGCGCGCGCGTCCAGCCAGGACAGCGCCGGTCCGACCGGACGCCCGTCGTCGTCCACCAGCCAGCAGCCGTCGCCCTGACCGGTCACCGCGACCAGCCGCGGCGCGTCGGCCGGCCCCGGGCAGACCTCCCGAGCCAGCTCACCGACCGCCGCGAAGACCGCCTCGGCGTCCTGCTCGACCCGGCCCGGTGCCGGATGTCGCAGCGGCACGGTGCGCCCGGCGGTACCCAGCACGGTGCCGGCGCCGTCGAACAGCGCCAGCTTCGCCACCGACGTCCCGATGTCGACGCCCAGGTACCGTGCCGGCCCCGCACCGCCCACTGCCCACCCACCCGGCTTGACACATCACGTGGTACACGATTGTCCGGGTGCGTCG from the Actinocatenispora thailandica genome contains:
- a CDS encoding carbohydrate ABC transporter permease, whose product is MTQTLSAPAGTAAPPPARPRKTRRGPGGAVLGVVAWIVGIAFFFPVAWMVFTSLHSEQAAATNPPDVTAPLTVDGYREFFATNPWPYLINSATASIVSTALVVVLAMFAGYALAIRPVRKWSDVLFFFLTTKMLPAVAGLLPVYLIAQHIGLLDNIWLMVILYTAMNLPIAVWMMHSFLAEVPVAILEAAALDGARLPTVMRRVILPIASPGIAATALICFIFAWNEMLFARVLTGVVAGTAPVFLTSFVTTQGLFLAKVCAAATAISIPVLVAGFAAQNKLVQGLSLGAVK
- a CDS encoding FGGY-family carbohydrate kinase, whose product is MGGAGPARYLGVDIGTSVAKLALFDGAGTVLGTAGRTVPLRHPAPGRVEQDAEAVFAAVGELAREVCPGPADAPRLVAVTGQGDGCWLVDDDGRPVGPALSWLDARAADVLADWDRAGVTEAIYRRTGNSLFPGAQAPLLAWLDKHQPDRLARAATAGYCKDMVFGRLNGVRATDASDSSMPFGDGTGAGYDSGLLDACGLAHRSGLLAPVVAPLPTGALTARAAAGTGLPAGVAVTGGPYDLPACAAGGGVTEVGSGLLTLGTTLACQVLVSGVDKSGTRAGMHLATGTPGRWLRAMPAMVGTASLDWLLALLGRQHDQLDGLLRETAPGAGGVEVLPYLAPSGERAPFVDPAARGQFTGIGLTTTGAQLVRALCEGLAYAARQCLEAAGLSGRLVACGGGTRSLRWLQIFASVLGRPLELARSPEVGARGAVLAGLAALGEPVDRAAWTRPDRIIDPDPAASSYYQAGYRRYLANQEAARDRWRR